The genomic interval AGGAGGACGTCCTCCGGCTCAATGTCGTCTTGGTCGACGATCGCTGCATATCGACGAGTGACAGTGAACGTCTTTCCAGTCCCCGCACCAGCGTCAACGACGTGAATGCCGTCGGTGCTGTCGATGAGATCCTGTTGCTGGTCGTTGGGCGACGTCATCGGGTTTCACCCTCTAGGATGCAATCGCGGTTATTGACGTAGCGATAATTCGGGTCACCACCGAGTCCCTGGACCGGGAAGCGTTCCTCACCAGCACGGCGGGCATTCAATTCGTCGAGTCGCTCCCGAATGAACTGCTCAAAAGCGTCCACATCGTCGGAGAAGTAGTTCTGGTTTCGGATCCGAAGCAAGTGCCTGAGTGCCTGCTTACAGCCCTTTGTGACGTATTTGTAGTTCCCGACCTCGGCCTTCATTCGCTCGGTCAGGCACTGACCGAATTCAGAGTCGATGAGCTCGTCGCTGTCACGCGTCGACGGGAACTCGTACGCATCGAAGACTACTCGATATACCTCATACTCCGTCTTTGAGAACGTCTTGTTACAGTCGTTTGCGGCCTCCTCCTGCAGTTCAGTGAAAACGGCTGGTCTCGCGATGTACTCCTCATAGGTGAGTGGATAGTATGTCACCGTTGTGAGACAGTCGTCGAGCGAACCCTCACCAGTCACAACGTCATCAATCGTTTCGAGGAAGTGGAAGAACGCAAATCGCAGCTCCTCATTCGGCTGCTCGGTACGCTGGTGAGCGAGATATAGCAGTGCCTGGAAGTTTGGCTTGTCACTCGGCGGATCAAGCGCGGAGTGCTTGACAATCGAGTAAGCCGATTTCTTCGTCCCACTTTTGTAATCGAGGAGGTGTGTCGGGTCATGAACGAGGTCAATCTTCCCTTTCAGGCCGAGATCAGTGTTCTCGAACCAGCGTTCCGTGTGTGAAGCGTCTATGGGGTGGTCGTAGTACGCAGCGAAGAAATTCTGACCCCAGCCACCACTCGTCGCCAGCAACTCATCACCGCGAGGGGGGTTGGTATCTAAAAATTCGACGATCGTCTGCAGACCGATACGGTACTTGGTATGTCGAACCTCGCGGTCGACGTTCCGAAGGAACGGATCAACCTCGTCGAGAATCACCGTCGCAATCTCATCGAGTGCTTCGTCCTCGATAACGTCTGGATGGGCCACGTAGAACTCCGCGAAATCGTGGAACAAATTGCCTTCTCTGAAGTAGTCCTTGTCCGGATTATCAACGAGGCGACTGAAGAAGTGATCTCGAGGTGAGTTGACGTACGTATTCAGACTTGACTGACTGAGCGCAGCGACTTCCTCGGGAGTAATGTCGAGTGATTCCTTCTCGAAACCGTCCTGTGTCGGTCGGAACGTTCGGGAGTGGTGTATTGAGTCGAGCTCGCTGAAGTGCTCAAACTCCTCATCAAACAGCTCCTCGAAGTAGAGACACGGTGTGACAGGCGTCCCACCGGCAGTATTCTGTACGAGGTAATACTGGTCGACACCACTCTGAAGCATGAGCTGGAACTGGCGGATGTTGCGTTCGAATTCCTGATCCTGGTCAACCCACGGTCTACGTGGCGATGAGTGCGTCCACCCTTCATCGAGACCGAGATAAAACACGACGGGGCGGTCGACGTGCGCAGCTGACTTCGCGTCTGCTAATAGGACACCTTCGTTTTCGCGATCAATTGGAACTTCGTACGACTGCAGATAGAACTCGAGACGATCAACCGCGACTTCAGAGACTACGTCGTTTAGGATGCCAAGCGTTTCGAGTTCGTCTCGGAGGGCGTCGAGAGCGGAATCCGTGACTGCTTCGTAGGCCTCGATAGCACCCGCAAAAGTGTCATCGCTGACCTCCTCACGGAATTCGAGGAGCCAATCGACTTCTGGTCGATCAAGGTCGTAGAGACGCTTCTCATCGTGCTCGATGTTGATAGACATCCCCAGTTGGGTGAGCAGAGGTCGGACATCCCCAACGCGCGTGTCCTGTCCAGCGTGGACGCTCCGAAGGAGTTGCAGAAACGCACGGTGGTGAGTATCGTCGTTGAATCCTGGACCACCGTAGTATGGAATATCGGCTGCTTCGAGTGCCGATTCGATAAGTGAGGAATATTGGCTGGCGCCATCGAGAACGACACCGACATCATCGGCGTTTTCCTGTGTGACCGTATCGAGTACGACGTCGACGATCGCAGCAGGTGAATCTAGAATTCGGAACGGTGAATGATCAAACGGTTCGTCTGTGAACGGATCGATTGTCTCGTACTCAGATGGAAGGACCGAACGTTCGAGGGCGGTGAATTGCTTGATACCGACGACTGCAACTGATGTGCCGTCGTCGACGGAATACTCGGTGAGACGGCGAGACGTCGTGTCCATCTCAGCGACGCAGTCAACGGCAGTGTGCGTCGCGTCGGTCGCGAACCGTTCGTACTCAAGGATGGCGTCGGCAGTCGCCTGGTACTCCCAGCACTGGAGGAGATTCCCAACCGCGTAAGCGGCTTCCTTCCAGGCGAGGTCCGTTGTCTGGATTAGCTCGAGAAATGCGAGTCGGTCTTCTGCTTGCTCTCGGCGTCGAGCAGCGAGACGCCGAGGAGTGATCGCGAATGGCCCGAAATGTGGTTTGTCGAGACGTTGATTTAGTGCACTCGCCATCGGCGCATCGGGCACGAGCACAAGGTCGAAATCCTTGCATTCCTGATAAAGAGAGTCAATTGATTTCGCTCGTGTAATCGGCACGGACTATCGCACTCAGGAGAGTTTCAAAAATGTGTCGCTGGAATGAACGCAATCTCGAATTTGATAAAGTGGTGAAACGGCAGTTAGAGTAAAGAGATTGGGTGAATACGAAGACGACACTGATTGTTGCTATGGCTTCCCAACTGCTAATATTCAGACGAATGGCATGCCCTCGCAACAAAGGAATCTTACCAAACAGCCGGTCCA from Halomarina pelagica carries:
- a CDS encoding PD-(D/E)XK nuclease family protein; the protein is MPITRAKSIDSLYQECKDFDLVLVPDAPMASALNQRLDKPHFGPFAITPRRLAARRREQAEDRLAFLELIQTTDLAWKEAAYAVGNLLQCWEYQATADAILEYERFATDATHTAVDCVAEMDTTSRRLTEYSVDDGTSVAVVGIKQFTALERSVLPSEYETIDPFTDEPFDHSPFRILDSPAAIVDVVLDTVTQENADDVGVVLDGASQYSSLIESALEAADIPYYGGPGFNDDTHHRAFLQLLRSVHAGQDTRVGDVRPLLTQLGMSINIEHDEKRLYDLDRPEVDWLLEFREEVSDDTFAGAIEAYEAVTDSALDALRDELETLGILNDVVSEVAVDRLEFYLQSYEVPIDRENEGVLLADAKSAAHVDRPVVFYLGLDEGWTHSSPRRPWVDQDQEFERNIRQFQLMLQSGVDQYYLVQNTAGGTPVTPCLYFEELFDEEFEHFSELDSIHHSRTFRPTQDGFEKESLDITPEEVAALSQSSLNTYVNSPRDHFFSRLVDNPDKDYFREGNLFHDFAEFYVAHPDVIEDEALDEIATVILDEVDPFLRNVDREVRHTKYRIGLQTIVEFLDTNPPRGDELLATSGGWGQNFFAAYYDHPIDASHTERWFENTDLGLKGKIDLVHDPTHLLDYKSGTKKSAYSIVKHSALDPPSDKPNFQALLYLAHQRTEQPNEELRFAFFHFLETIDDVVTGEGSLDDCLTTVTYYPLTYEEYIARPAVFTELQEEAANDCNKTFSKTEYEVYRVVFDAYEFPSTRDSDELIDSEFGQCLTERMKAEVGNYKYVTKGCKQALRHLLRIRNQNYFSDDVDAFEQFIRERLDELNARRAGEERFPVQGLGGDPNYRYVNNRDCILEGETR